The sequence cgaagattaatgaaacggcatgagggtgagtaattaatgacagaattttcatttttgggtgaactaaccctttaaatgtatatataataatgtaaaatgtatatataaatgttatatattattGATTTACtatgtataatttaatataatgtaattgatatatatatatattggctaATTAATCAGCAAAACAATGCAATTTGCAGATTactatttaataaaaatttaatgaaaaaaatgcatttgaacatttaaaacacatcaACCACATACTATTTTTTTGCGCTTGCGTGCTTTGGCCATCTTCCCCTCCTTGTCCTTGTCTTTCTTCTTcgtctctttctttttcttagGGCCTCGTTTCTTTTTCCCCAGGTTGTCCCTGTCTGATGTCTCGCCAATGTCGTCTCCATCATCTAAGTGAGAGAGATGCAGGGAAATGAGGGAACATGGTAGGGCTGATGAAATGAAAGTGACCATAATTCTTTGCAAAACCTCTTGGGTATACTTCAAATCATTTCCCACTTCAATTACTGAACAACACGAGTGGTGCAGAGACCGAGACTGTCACACAGGAAATAAGTCATTCCACTTTTGACTTGAACTAAGCTGTAGGACTTAATGAATTAATCTCGCAAACATGATTATCTACATGACCTAATTATGACAGCCGGCTCGCATGGAAAGCTATTTACAGAGTGAATTTTAAGATGATGATAAATATTGTATGCACTATGCAGCACTCCATAAGGTGAAAATTTCAGGTCACTGCATGAGCAGAAGAAATTACTTTATAGTCACAATGAAATCTAAACTGatgtttctttctctttttttaaggaatgttgcagtatttattataaaagatttatccatgcatatccttttttttaattcatgtgtcctcataacctttaatcaaaataattccCCCTTCCTCTCGCAAAAAATGTCTTttctctgatgacatgtttaTTGGCgcaagggcgggacaacctgtcactcacatgagatcgaccaattgcaaaccacaatgatccaATTCCTgaaggacaaaatcaagtcccaccctactTTTTTCTTGTATGAGAAAAGCCTTTTCACTTGGATAAATGTCACaacagagaagaaaagactatcgcaacttccgtttcatgttgattttaagtaaaataaataaataaaaaatagaaaaaaatagaatagaataattAAATGATGGAGTAACTTCAAAAATTCTTTAAATCTTTCAAAATGTGTTTTCAGTTCAGCTAAAAATCGAAATCATCTAAATCAAATGGGTTAATATTACATATTCCAAATAAGGTGCCTGTATTATGCTTCCATAAAAGGAGCTTTGACAGACATCATCTTTCAGGGGGGCAAAGTGGAGTTAAACAGCTGGAGTCATGTGACAATTTACAGGCAGCAGCCATGTAAAAATCACATGAAACCAAACCAGTCTGTTCTTTCAATTAATAGCAGACAGATCTGTGTAGAACACATCAACAACTCTTTCAGcccatttaaataaaaaataataatacattttggacataatattaataaaccTGAAACGAAAGAGATTTTTAGGGTCAGATAAGATAAAAAATACCTCCTCACGTTAACAAGTACACCTACTCACTTTTTACACTGCATCGTTTTACacagtttattttataaacGCAGCACCGCTGCAGATATATCATCATATCATGTCTGACTAACAGCAGATAACGCAGAAGTGTCGCCATTGCGCTGCGATAAATGAGTTGAATTTGATAGTGTCTTTGTTGCTGGGGCGCGCGGGCAGAGCCCTTTTTTCCCCGCTCGCTGCAGCCAGGGGCGGCAGTAGCACGCACTCAGGGCTCGGTGATTGAGAGGCCGCGAGCCGAGCTGATGCTCCCCTCGTCGTGAACTCTTGCACCTGGGGAGCAGACCACCAGATGAACCGCAGTTGAAGGTCGCGGGGGCGAGACAGGACGCGCGTGCTAATTGATTCACGCGCGCTGTGGGAATGCgcgagacacacacacacacactaaacgaGGGCCCAAATATGACCACAAACATATTCAGCACGGCTGCATAGTATGGCATAAAAGTTAGGattaataaaaaagttattttaaagaaaaatattatttaaaaaatgcattcttTAACCAGTTAATTTTaagaaaaacattacaaatataaTCGTCAAATAATAATATGACACAGCATCATGTTTATAACTAAGCACTATAAAATGTCATGCTGTGTGACACATTCATCGACTGAATAGTGGAAACTTTTGACTCGTCACTATCTGTTGATGTCATGCCACAGATACACATAATAATTTAGCGTTTTATTGACATAGTCACACAGCCAAATAGCCTGAGGGCTGGTGAGAGGACAAACTACTGTCATTTTGCAAAGTGAAAGCATCGCAGTACAGATCTTTGCCCTGTACTGAACCAGGCGGCAGTGGGTCGGGTCAAGTTTATTTACATTGTCACAATCAAAGCGGTAGTCCTGACGCTCACGCCTCTTTCTGTCCCGCATTTAGATCAATGAATTGGCTTATTATTCTTTATCTGCTTAAGTAATAATCCGTAACCTTCAGGGCAAACAAAAACGAGATGGTGGCAGCTTAATGATCCTTTGTCAGATCACAGCGGGAGATTAAAAGGCACCATCATATGACAGACCTGATGAATGACACAGACGGGACAGAGAGAGGGGGATCGGTCAACTTTAGCCAAACTCCATGCAACTCTTTGCCGAAATGCACGCGGATAAATAAAGCATACACAATGCCTAACCGCTTGAGAGCAATCAGAATGGAAGTGTGCAGTAGCACTGATGTCGCTGTCGCAGTTTAAGGAATATTCGCGTTTGTTTCGATGTGTTTTTGTGCCCCACGCGCGCTCCCGTGTGTGCCGCGGACTGTACGGTACCTGGCGCGGCTCTTGCTGCAGTTTCTCTAGGCGCCGCCGGCGAGTTTATGTCGCTTGCGTTCTCGTCCAGGTCTCCGtcgtcttcttcttcttcatcaaAATCTCCTCCCTCGGAATTAACCGCCGTGCCCTCATCTTCCTCACAAGAACGGAGAAGAGATGACATTATATTCCCGTTGGTTACCCCGTTCCGCGAGATCTAAAAGTGTATTCCTTCCGAATtatgatatttatttaatattcaaatCGACACACAAAAAGTGGGGGGCGTTTTGGAATATTTTACACTACAAGGCAGAGAAACAAAGATGGCCGcccttatatttattttttaacaacccccccccaccccccaataAGAAAAATCCCCTTACATAAAAATGGCTGACTATATTATTTCAGAACGccccccctcctcctcctcctcctcctccttttttttctttctctctctctctttctctctcccgtCTCCCCTCCCTCCTTAAAAATAATCACATTGTTACTGGAGGGGAGCGTATAGCTGATTGCAACTTGTGTTTGAGCACATTTTAATGTGTGAGCTTTCTCTCTCACTGCTTCAGACTTGCCTGGTGGTAACTGTGTCTGGCTTTCCGAAAGTGCACGTAGTAACGCCCGCGCGCACTGCCGAAAGCATAGGCCGAGAGCAACACGAATCTAACAAACATGGCCACCTTAATATTCTTTAAGGCCCCCACCTTTGTAAAAACaaatccacaaaaaaaaaaaaaacagagcgAAAGGGCTGATGTGAGGTTGGCAAGAGGGGGGAGCGCTGCCGCAGCCATGCCCACACTTACATCATGTTGCATTGCttaaaaattaactatttgAGGTGAGGACAAAACAAAGCAAGTTATCAGAGCTGCACAAGATAGAATAAATTATTAGCAAAAGGAAATGGCATAGATCTTTCTACATATTTAGCTGCTGCATTTGgacaatgacacaattttcttctagagctgctgtgcagccaaaattatttaccagttatcactgtaaagctgtgTAAAGcattgacacaatctgcattgtaaaaagcgctatataaataaaggtgacttgacttgactttactAGTAGTTTGCAAATACACATTTGCATTCTGAAGTCTGGGACTTTTTTTCAAGAATACATGCCACAAGTATCCATGCAAACCAGCTCATGCACGTTTTCCTGCTTGAAATACCCTTTCTttgattaaactttttttaaattaaattttttaattaaataaaatttattcagacaccttgaacatttcattcattaatacagtttattcactatagttaaaaaaatggtaataaaatatgacaagatctcagagttaaactgtcaggaaaaaaaaaacatcttaattatgtcagataatagTTAAGCAAAatatggtcaggtcaaagtgtatgaataatttttgattgcaaattttttatcaattttactggtagtccactgtatgaagaatttttgggaatTTTTGggctttattttgctatcctcacttacataaatgaccTATAGTGCCCTGCAcccactaataaaaatatatcaaaaatataaaaatgtctgaataatttttggtttgactgtgtgtgtgtgtgtgtgtgtatatatatatatatatatatatatatatatatatatatatatatatatatatatatatatatgtatatatctcAAGCTCATAtctttaggttcagtaatttcactttaatggcaattaacaggtccttttcattgccattaaagtggaataactgaacataaacatacgagcttgataaaaatgctcattttataagaaaatttcagatggcactttgaggcttttgcatctgaagtcttatgtctttatatatatatatatatatatatatatatatatttatttttcagtggcAAATAAAGAAACTAGTAGTGgcaatataaatttatttaattatttatataaataattagagtttacttaaaataattaaataaaattaattataaataattaaaataatacaattacataTTTACAGAAGCAGTTTAAATAACTGaataacttatattttattattaatgaattTACATGACTTTTCTAGTCATTTGTGAAtatagttttaattattttttaatcacaaatagCAAATTCTatccattaaaatattttagagcttgaCAATAActagaaaatatataaatctgTTATAGAAATGtccatgacattttaaaattttactaATTTCCTTGGCTTTTCCCGCTCAAGAAATCACACTCATATAACCATGTTTATCAAGACTGTGGAAACCCTGGTTCTATAGTAAAAATGACAGGTGTTTGAgggaattaattaaaataagaaatatgacATCAGCTCATTTTGTGTTTCAGCTGTTATgcttattttaaagtatattttgacttattttaaatcatttgaaGCCATCTTTAGGCCTTCTTGGAAATGTGCAGAAGCCCCCTAGTGGGCCCCGATTCCCTGGTTGAAAAGATGTTCATCCAGATGTTCTTTCTTGTGCACAAAACACAAAGACAACCGCATAAAATTTCTTTAGACCAAGTGCATATAGCAAATTAAACTGCTTGCCTAAAATATGCACGTTTGCAGATGTTAATGGCATCACAAAAAGTCTCATAAATGAGTGATTTCATTGATATGTTGACTGCATGAAATCAATTCTGtgtacatgcatacatacataatgCTACTTAATTAGGGTTGAGAGCCCGCTGTGGCCTACAATACAGTAGCTGCTGCATTTCCTCCGAGCAATTACCATGGCAACCACCAGCCTTTATGGTTCAGGGGTTTATTATGTAGGCTGACATTCATCTTTTTTATTCTGTTGCTCAGCATTTGATTGGATGAAGCCCAGAGAGCTGCAATAAGATAACCACAGACAGAAATCGATAAAAACACTGAACACATGAATAGTTGATGTGGCGTTCGTGCTTCTTGCTCAGATGCCTATAAATTTGCTAGCAGTAGTTGCAATATTCTAATGAATTATATGCCATTGTTCATATTAATGCAAACGTCTTTAGAGTTCAGTGAGGTCGTCGTTGAAATACAGACATATGGATGGAGAGAAGAGGTTACAGTCTGGGCTTCCGCAGTAAAACTCATCCTCTTCAGGGATGCTGTTTTCACGCAGAGTCTTGCTCATGTCCAAATTTATGCCATTGTGCTTCCAGGTGTAGCTTGCTGCATGGGAATTGTAGCACAGGTATCGCTGGAGAATCTCATCCAAGGTCTCCTCTGAGCATACCTGCTTAGAAAACAACCGCTTAGAACTATCTGGCTTCTGAAAAGCGATCCaaatatatgtttattttatgaacGGTGTAAATAAATATTCCTACAGAAAGACAGAGGGCAGGAATTTGTCTTGGACAGGCCCAGAGAAGGCTTGTTTcggccatggaataaaaaaataaaaaaggaaatctcacaatttttcctcagaattttgagtttatatctcgcaattccgagtttatatctctcaattctgaggTTATAtctaaactcagaattgcaagaaaaaagtcagaattgtgagtttatatctcaaaattctgacattttttctcagaattgtgagatataaatttgcaattgtgagttaaagtctgtattgcaagatataaagtcacaattctgagacaaaagtcagaattgtgagatataaactagtAATTGCaacaaaaaagtaagaattgcaaaatataaatttcTCAATTGTGagattctgagtttatatctcagaattttgaaatataaacagcattgtgagttataaagttcgaattgcaagatgtaaactcacaattctgacatttttttttgcacttccGTATTTATATATCCCAGTTGTGAAGTTATATCTGAACTTGGAATtacaaggaaaaaaaatctgaattgtgaggtacaaactcgcaattgtgagaaataaagtcaatattgcaagatataaattcGTAACTGCGAGAAAAATGTCTCGCatttccaagtttatatctcacaattctgacatttttttgtcaattgcgagttataaagcctttattgcgagttgtaaaatcgcaattctgagaaaaaagtcagaattgtgagatataaattcgcaattgcaacaaaaaattcagaatttcaAGATATAAATTCTTAATtccatgaaaaatgtatatctcaaaattctgacatttttttctcagaattaatatgagatataaatttgcaaatgcaaattataatgtcagtattgcgagatataaaaaaaaaagtcagaattgtgagaaataaaattccaaaaaagtcataattgtaagatatacaggtgctggtcatataattagaatatcatcaaaaagttgatttatttcactaattccattcaaaaagtgaaacttgtatattatattcattcattacacacagactgatatatttcaaatgtttatttcttttaattttgatgattataacagacaactaaggaaaatcccaaattcagtatctcagaaaattagaatattgtggaaaggttcaatattgaagacacctggtgccacactctaatcagctaattaactcaaaacacctgcaaaggcctttaaatggtctctcagtctagttctgtaggctacacaatcatggggaagactgctgacttgacagttgtcccaaaagacgaccattgacaccttgcacaaggagggcaagacacaaaagatcattgcaaaagaggctggctgttcacagagctctgtgtccaagcacattaatagacaggcgaagggaaggaaaagatgtggtagaaaaaaaagtgtacaagcaatagggataaccacaccctggagaggattgtgaaacaaaacccattcaaaaatgtgggggagattcacaaagagtggactgcagctggagtcagtgcttcaagaaccactacgcacagacgtatgcaagacatgggtttcagctgtcgcattcctcgtgtcaagccactcttgaacaacagacagcatcagaagcgtctcgcctgggctaaagacaaaaaggactggactgctgctgagtggtccaaagttatgttctctgatgaaagtaaattttgcatttcctttgaaaATCAGGATCCcggagtctggaggaagagaggagaggcacacaatccacgttgcttgaggtccagtgtaaagtttccacagtcagtgatggtttggggtgccatgtcatctgttggtgttggtccattgtgttttctgaggtccaaggtcaatgcagccatataccaggaagttttagagcacttcatgcttcctgctgctgaccaactttatggagatgcagatttcattttccaacaggacttggcacctacacacagtgccaaagctaccagtacctggtttaaggatccatggtatccctgttcttaattggccagcaaactcgcctgaccttaaacccatagaaaatctatggggtattgtgaagaggaagatgcgatatgccagacccaacaatgcagaagagctgaaggccactatcagagcaacctgggctctcataacacctgagcagtgccacagactgatcgactccatgccacgccgcattgctgcagtaattcaggcaaaaggagtcccaactaagtattgagtgctgtacatgctcatacttttcagttggccaagatttctaaaaatcctttctttgtattggtcttaagtaatattctaattttctgagatactgaatttgattttccttagttgtcagttataatcatcaaaattaaaagaaataaacatttgaaatatatcagtctgtgtgtaatgaatgaatataatatacaagtttcactttttgaatgaaattagtgaaataaatcaactttttgattatattctaattatatgaccagcacctgtagattctcatagtttatatctcacaattctgacattttttctcaattgcgagttatcGTCTgcattgcgagatataaattcttAATTAAATTCTGAGGTTATATCTgacattctgacattttttttcagaattattagatataaatttgcaattgcgagttatgaaatccgtattgcaagatataaagtcgcaattctgagacaaaagtcagaattctgagaaataaacttgcaattgcaacaaaaaagtcagaattctaagATATAAATTCTcagttgcaagaaaaatgtcagaatagcaagtttatatcttgcaattctaaaTTTATATCTGccaaatctgagtttatatctaaatttggaattgtgagaaataaagtaagAAATGaaagatgtaaattttcagttgcaagaattgtgagatataaactattaattaaaaaaaaaaattcacaactGCAATATGTAAATTCTGAAATGTCAGAATtgtatctcagaattgtgagtttatattgcgagaaataaagtcagacttgcaaaatataaattcacaattgcaagaaaaaaaagtcagaattgtgagatgaaaagtcacatttaacttgttttattttatggCAGAAACGAGCTTCCATagacaagagagagagaagcatcTGGGCTGAATGAAAACTGGCAGATGGTTGTTCAGCCCAGAGTTTAAGATACAGCCTGGTGGCTGCTGAAGCAAGTAAATCAGCACACTCAGTCTGAGAGCGCTTGTAATGCTAGAGGTTCAACATTAGGTCCATTTCCATCAAGCTGGAAAAGGATTGGATGCAAAAAGTGGGAGGGAGGATGAAATCAAAAGATTTAGGGGAACTAAAAAGAGAAGAAACAGTGCAATCCTGCCCTCTTCAGTATGCAGCAGCACAGTGCCAGCATGCAATATGACTTAAGGAATGTGGTCTGTGCAGTACAACAAGCATTGAATCTTCTCAGGAAtgcttaaataattaatattaaatttttaGGGCACAATCCTGAAATCATTTTGCAGATGAGTCAGCATTGTGTATTTTCGTTTCTGCTTGTGGCAACTAGGAGGCAGCAACTCTATGCCAAGCTTAATACTGGCTTACCTCCAGCCTCTGCTCCTGGGAGGTTAGAGTGTTGATAATGCGGATCCAGCGTGTTTTGGCAGACAGCAACCCAACCTCATAGCGGTTATCCTTCCACCACGGCTTCCCGAAGTCATTGGCCCAGTCAGTGCGAGGGCAGGGAGGGGGTACATGTATAAAGCGCCCCCTAGGGGTGTAGTATTTAATGCAGCCAGTCATTGGGTCAACATGGGTAAGAATCTGAAAAGggaaatcacacacacacacacacacatatacatatatatatatatatatatatatatatataaaatgtatatatatatgtgtgtgtgtgtgtgtgtgtgtgtgtgtgtatatatatatataaacccagcaccataatattttgttattcaGAAGATTGTGAGATTGCAACAGTGCCTGCCCACTTTTTCAGCAGTATTGGTTACAGAAGTATTTTGTTTCCATTAGTTTCTCCCACGGATttcaaaaatgtctttgttaAAGCGTTTTAAGCCATGAACAAAGGCAACTAGCTACAAGGTGAATCATAACATtataaactttgatttgaaacaaaaaagtatttgaaaatagTACAGAACTGAGTAATTAATGGCTGCctctgaaatcacatacttatttatgtacttattttgaataagtaaataCATCACAACCACTAAAAAAAGTACACTATactgccaaaagtattgggacacacccctccaaatcattgaattcaggtgttgcaatcacttccatggccacagatgtataaaatcaagcacctaggcatatAGATTGcttttgtgaaagaatgggtcccTCTCAGGAGCTCAATGAATTCAAGCATGGTagcgtgataggttgccacctatgcagtaagtccattcgtgaaatttcctcactactaaatattccacggtcaactgttagtggtatcataaagtggaagcaattgggaacaacagcagctcagacacgaagtggtaggccacgtaaaaatcacagagcgggctCAGCGAATGCCGAGGTGCACAGTGCACAGAAGTCatcaactttctgcagagtcaatagctacagacctccaaactttgtgtgcccttcagattagctcaagaacagtgcatagagagcttcatggaatgggtttccatggccgagcagctgcatccaagtgttacatcaccaagtgcaatgcaaagcgtcggatgcagtggtgtaaagctcgccgccactggactctagagcagtggagacgtgttgtCTGGAGTGAGGAATCATGATTCTCCGTCTGGCAATCCGATAgacaagtctgggtttggcagttGGTAGGAGAATGGTACTTgtctgactgcattgtgccaagtgtaaattttggtggtggtggtggtggtggggggggtttatggtgtggggttgtttttcaggggttgggcttgaacccttagttccagtgaaaggaactcttaatgcttcagcataccaagacattttggacaattcaTGCTCCcaggggatggccccttcctgttccaacatgactgcgcacaagtgcacaaagcaaggtccataaagacatggatgagcgagtttggtgtggaggaacttgactggcctgcacagagtcctgacctcaacccaatagaacacctttgggatgaattagagcggagactgcgagccaggccttctcgttaacatcactgcctgacctcacaaatgcgcttctagaagaatgggcaaaaattcccataaacacactcctaaaccttgtggaaagtcttcccagaagagttgaagctgttatagctgcaaagggtgggccaactccatatgaaaccctatggattaagaatggcatgtcattaaagttcatgtgcacataaagaCAGGCATCCCacaacttttggcaatatagtgtatgttctgtgtagtatgaatgtaatacAGACATACTACATTCGCCatattgtcattatcatgtgatctaccagcatcagttgcgtTGCTTCAATGTCATTCAGAagtcctctcccgtggcctcatgggacaGTAAAGTGTCCACCGTAtacacacttcagaatctcactggAAGttgtaggtcatccgggtactttttactgttttacgTGTTCAGTAAATTCAGACATACTCCTTTTGTCACAAACTGTTTTTTGCC is a genomic window of Megalobrama amblycephala isolate DHTTF-2021 linkage group LG3, ASM1881202v1, whole genome shotgun sequence containing:
- the LOC125265556 gene encoding cytochrome b5 domain-containing protein 1 isoform X2; the protein is MRRPRYFTPKEVSLHNTVKDIWVSYLGKVYDLTPLLEEYKGDVLLKPVAECAGKDISHWFDPKTKDILTHVDPMTGCIKYYTPRGRFIHVPPPCPRTDWANDFGKPWWKDNRYEVGLLSAKTRWIRIINTLTSQEQRLEVCSEETLDEILQRYLCYNSHAASYTWKHNGINLDMSKTLRENSIPEEDEFYCGSPDCNLFSPSICLYFNDDLTEL
- the LOC125265556 gene encoding cytochrome b5 domain-containing protein 1 isoform X1, producing the protein MRRPRYFTPKEVSLHNTVKDIWVSYLGKVYDLTPLLEEYKGDVLLKPVAECAGKDISHWFDPKTKDILTHVDPMTGCIKYYTPRGRFIHVPPPCPRTDWANDFGKPWWKDNRYEVGLLSAKTRWIRIINTLTSQEQRLEQVCSEETLDEILQRYLCYNSHAASYTWKHNGINLDMSKTLRENSIPEEDEFYCGSPDCNLFSPSICLYFNDDLTEL